A genomic window from Cryobacterium sp. SO2 includes:
- the pknB gene encoding Stk1 family PASTA domain-containing Ser/Thr kinase, translated as MTDSPTDPMIGRLIDGRYQVRSRIARGGMATVYLATDLRLERRVAIKIMHGHLADDNAFRSRFIQEARSAARLAHPNVVNVFDQGQDADIAYLVMEHLPGITLRDLLKDYGRLTPEQTMDILEAVLSGLAAAHKAGIVHRDVKPENVLLADDGRIKIGDFGLARAVNNNTATGQALLGTVAYLSPELVTRGIADARSDIYALGIMTYEMLTGEQPYVGEAPMQVAYQHANDTVPMPSLVAPGVPIELDELVTWATARDPEERPRDARVMLDQLLEVEKQVRPRDDTAMQSTMVLPRTVSASADAETQILGRAPLAATAIASAAGTTTALAPSPEEDEPDATAQLAGTARKRRRRGYWLFTLIILLAALAGTAGWYFGAGPGSEIPVPALVSATPEDATAQLEALGLVAAPGTAYSTEIPAGLIVSTDPGDGARVAKGSTVTLNVSQGPQPITIPALTGLTPDAASDEITKALAVPGSIDEVFDNNVKAGLVISASRESDGGDLSKGGDYFEGLTVNLVVSLGGIPDVSGKSVDDATGILEDKNLVVTTGEETYSDSVPEGNVISVAPAAGGSIRAGSTLVLTVSRGPEPVEIPDVVGKAWSEAKGVLEDAGFKLDYNITADLLPGLFTVTKVTPDAGTLAPRGSTVKVNFSA; from the coding sequence GTGACCGATAGCCCCACTGACCCCATGATCGGCCGTCTCATCGACGGCCGCTATCAGGTGCGCTCCCGGATCGCCCGCGGCGGCATGGCCACCGTGTACCTGGCCACCGACCTGCGCCTCGAGCGCCGGGTGGCCATCAAGATCATGCACGGCCACCTGGCAGACGACAACGCGTTCCGCAGCCGCTTCATCCAGGAGGCACGCTCGGCGGCCCGCCTCGCCCACCCGAACGTCGTCAACGTCTTCGACCAGGGCCAGGATGCCGACATCGCTTACCTGGTGATGGAGCACCTGCCCGGCATCACGCTGCGCGACCTGCTCAAGGACTACGGCCGGCTCACGCCGGAGCAGACCATGGACATCCTCGAGGCCGTGCTCTCCGGCCTCGCCGCCGCGCACAAGGCCGGCATCGTGCACAGGGACGTCAAGCCGGAGAACGTGCTCCTCGCCGACGACGGCCGTATCAAGATCGGCGACTTCGGGCTGGCCCGCGCCGTGAACAACAACACCGCCACCGGGCAGGCCCTGCTGGGCACCGTGGCCTATCTCTCGCCGGAGCTCGTCACGCGCGGCATCGCGGATGCGCGCAGCGACATCTACGCGCTCGGCATCATGACCTACGAGATGCTCACCGGCGAACAGCCCTACGTGGGTGAGGCGCCCATGCAGGTGGCCTACCAGCACGCCAACGACACCGTGCCGATGCCGAGCCTGGTCGCGCCCGGCGTTCCCATCGAACTCGACGAGCTCGTCACCTGGGCCACAGCGCGCGACCCGGAGGAGCGTCCCCGCGACGCGCGGGTGATGCTCGACCAGTTGCTCGAGGTCGAGAAGCAGGTGCGCCCCAGGGACGACACGGCCATGCAGTCCACCATGGTGCTCCCCCGCACCGTGAGCGCCTCGGCCGACGCCGAGACCCAGATTCTGGGCCGGGCTCCCCTCGCCGCCACTGCCATCGCTTCCGCTGCCGGCACGACGACGGCGCTCGCGCCGTCGCCGGAGGAGGACGAACCGGACGCCACCGCCCAGCTGGCGGGCACGGCGCGAAAGCGTCGCCGCCGCGGGTACTGGCTCTTCACGCTCATCATTCTTCTCGCCGCCCTGGCCGGCACCGCCGGCTGGTACTTCGGCGCAGGGCCAGGTTCGGAGATCCCGGTTCCCGCGCTGGTCTCGGCGACGCCGGAGGATGCGACGGCGCAGCTGGAGGCCCTCGGCCTTGTCGCGGCGCCGGGTACGGCGTACAGCACCGAGATCCCCGCTGGACTCATCGTGAGCACAGACCCCGGCGACGGCGCCAGGGTGGCCAAGGGCAGCACGGTGACGCTCAACGTGTCCCAGGGGCCCCAGCCGATCACCATCCCCGCGCTCACCGGACTCACTCCGGACGCGGCATCCGACGAGATCACGAAGGCGCTGGCTGTTCCCGGCAGCATCGACGAGGTCTTCGACAACAACGTCAAGGCCGGCCTGGTCATCTCCGCGAGCCGTGAAAGCGACGGCGGCGATCTGTCCAAGGGCGGCGACTACTTCGAGGGGCTCACGGTCAACCTCGTGGTGTCTCTCGGCGGTATCCCCGACGTCAGCGGCAAGTCGGTCGACGACGCCACCGGCATCCTGGAGGACAAGAACCTCGTCGTCACGACGGGCGAGGAGACCTACAGCGATTCCGTTCCGGAGGGCAACGTGATCTCGGTCGCTCCCGCCGCCGGAGGATCGATCCGTGCGGGCTCCACCCTCGTGCTCACGGTGTCGCGCGGGCCGGAGCCCGTCGAGATTCCGGATGTGGTCGGCAAAGCGTGGTCAGAGGCCAAGGGTGTGCTCGAAGACGCCGGTTTCAAGCTCGACTACAACATCACCGCCGACCTGCTGCCCGGACTGTTCACCGTGACCAAGGTCACCCCTGACGCGGGCACTCTCGCCCCGCGGGGCTCGACCGTCAAGGTCAACTTCTCCGCCTAA
- a CDS encoding ROK family glucokinase, giving the protein MHAIGIDIGGTKIAGALVDEFGTILKSDRRPTEAADPREIEDAVVEMIEGLSAGEEVIAAGVAAAGFIDAAQSTVYYAPNINWRNEPLREKLESRLSVPIIIENDANAAGWAEFCFGAGRLYSDMVTLTIGTGVGGAIVSRDKLFRGGFGVGAELGHMRVVPDGLPCGCGAHGCIEQYGSGRALLRIANEFADAGGIGLGLATARSKRGKLTGKDVGRFIQDGDPGALAALRQLGASLGQACASLAAVLDPQVFVFGGGVASAGELLLEPIRSAYLDNLPARGYHPEAVFAIAELVNDAGVVGAADLARRHVTGE; this is encoded by the coding sequence GTGCACGCCATTGGGATTGACATCGGCGGGACCAAGATCGCCGGCGCCCTCGTCGACGAATTCGGAACCATTCTCAAGTCGGACCGCCGGCCCACAGAGGCCGCGGACCCGCGAGAGATCGAGGACGCCGTCGTCGAAATGATCGAGGGACTCTCCGCCGGCGAGGAGGTCATCGCCGCCGGGGTCGCCGCCGCCGGGTTCATCGATGCCGCGCAGTCCACCGTGTACTACGCGCCGAACATCAACTGGCGCAACGAACCCCTTCGCGAGAAGCTCGAGTCGCGCCTGTCGGTGCCCATCATCATCGAGAACGACGCCAATGCTGCCGGCTGGGCCGAGTTCTGCTTCGGCGCCGGCCGGCTCTACAGCGACATGGTCACCCTCACCATCGGCACCGGCGTCGGCGGGGCCATCGTCTCCAGGGACAAGCTGTTCCGCGGCGGGTTCGGCGTGGGCGCCGAGCTCGGCCACATGCGCGTGGTTCCGGACGGCCTGCCCTGCGGCTGCGGCGCGCACGGCTGCATCGAACAGTACGGCTCTGGGCGTGCCCTGCTGCGCATCGCGAACGAGTTCGCGGATGCCGGCGGCATCGGCCTCGGCCTGGCCACGGCCCGCTCCAAGCGCGGCAAGCTCACCGGCAAGGATGTCGGCCGGTTCATCCAGGACGGCGACCCCGGTGCCCTCGCGGCGCTGCGCCAGCTCGGCGCCTCCCTCGGCCAGGCCTGCGCCAGCCTCGCCGCGGTGCTCGACCCGCAGGTATTCGTCTTCGGCGGCGGTGTCGCCTCCGCGGGAGAGCTGCTGCTGGAACCGATCCGCTCGGCGTACCTCGACAACCTGCCGGCGCGCGGCTACCACCCCGAGGCCGTCTTCGCCATCGCCGAGCTGGTCAACGACGCCGGGGTGGTCGGCGCCGCCGACCTCGCCCGCCGGCACGTCACCGGTGAGTAG
- a CDS encoding lysophospholipid acyltransferase family protein — translation MFYWFMKNIVAGPILLGLFRPWVIGLDNIPKTGGVILASNHLSFIDSVFLPLVVPRRVVFLAKSEYFTGTGLKGWATRQFFKATGQLPIDRSGGKASEDSLNTGLAVLNSGGALGIYPEGTRSPDARMYRGRTGVARMLLEAGVPVVPVAMIDTEKAMPTGTRIPKVRRIGIVIGEPLDFSRFEGMEGDRFVLRSVTDELMYELRRLSTQEYVDVYATSVKEKRASLSR, via the coding sequence ATGTTCTACTGGTTCATGAAGAATATTGTGGCCGGCCCGATCCTGCTCGGCCTGTTCAGGCCCTGGGTGATCGGACTGGACAACATCCCCAAGACGGGCGGCGTCATTCTGGCGAGCAACCACCTGTCGTTCATCGATTCGGTGTTCCTGCCCCTCGTCGTGCCCCGCCGGGTGGTGTTCCTCGCCAAGAGCGAGTACTTCACCGGTACGGGCCTCAAAGGGTGGGCGACCCGGCAGTTCTTCAAGGCCACCGGACAGCTGCCCATCGACCGCTCCGGCGGCAAGGCGTCAGAGGACTCACTCAACACCGGTCTGGCCGTGCTGAACTCCGGGGGAGCACTCGGCATCTATCCAGAGGGCACCCGCAGCCCGGATGCGCGCATGTACCGAGGCCGCACCGGTGTGGCCCGAATGCTGCTGGAGGCCGGGGTGCCCGTTGTTCCCGTCGCCATGATCGACACCGAGAAGGCCATGCCGACAGGCACGCGCATCCCCAAGGTGCGCCGCATCGGCATCGTGATCGGCGAACCGTTGGACTTCAGCCGGTTCGAGGGAATGGAGGGCGACAGGTTCGTGTTGCGCTCCGTGACGGACGAGTTGATGTACGAGTTGCGTCGTCTCAGCACCCAGGAATACGTCGACGTCTATGCCACCAGCGTCAAGGAGAAGCGCGCCAGCCTTTCACGCTAG
- a CDS encoding 3-deoxy-7-phosphoheptulonate synthase class II codes for MADKSVIAGLDSWRTLPIKQQPAWPDADAVASASAELATQPPLVFAGEVDILRDRLAQAARGEAFLLQGGDCAETFSGATAEQIRNRVKTVLQMAVVLTYGASMPVVKMGRMAGQFAKPRSSDFETRGGVTLPAYRGDIVNGYDFTPESREADPDRLVKAYHTSASTLNLIRAFTQGGFADLRQVHSWNQGFAKNPANQRYEGLAKDIDRAIKFMIACGADFEAMRRTEFYTSHEGLLMDYERPMTRIDSRTGTPYNTSAHFVWIGERTREIDGAHVDFLSRVRNPIGVKLGPSTSIDDMLRLIDKLDPNREPGRLTFITRMGAGKIRDALPPLLEAIKASDATPLWVTDPMHGNGVTTPTGYKTRRFDDVVDEVKGFFEAHRSVGTHPGGIHVELTGDDVTECLGGSEHIDEAALATRYESLCDPRLNHMQSLELAFLVAEELAAR; via the coding sequence ATGGCAGACAAATCTGTGATCGCCGGACTGGACTCTTGGCGCACCCTTCCTATCAAGCAGCAGCCGGCCTGGCCGGATGCTGACGCCGTCGCGTCCGCGTCCGCCGAGCTGGCCACCCAGCCGCCGCTGGTCTTCGCCGGCGAGGTCGACATCCTGCGCGACCGTCTGGCCCAGGCCGCCCGCGGCGAGGCCTTCCTGCTCCAGGGCGGCGACTGCGCCGAGACCTTCAGCGGCGCCACCGCCGAGCAGATCCGCAACCGCGTGAAGACCGTGCTGCAGATGGCCGTGGTACTCACCTACGGCGCATCCATGCCCGTGGTGAAGATGGGCCGCATGGCCGGGCAGTTCGCCAAGCCGCGCTCGAGCGACTTCGAGACCCGCGGCGGCGTGACCCTGCCGGCCTACCGTGGCGACATCGTGAACGGTTACGACTTCACCCCGGAGTCCCGCGAGGCCGACCCCGACCGGCTGGTCAAGGCGTACCACACGAGCGCGTCCACCCTCAATCTCATCCGTGCCTTCACCCAGGGCGGCTTCGCCGACCTGCGCCAGGTGCACAGCTGGAACCAGGGCTTCGCCAAGAACCCGGCCAACCAGCGCTACGAGGGCCTGGCCAAGGACATCGACCGCGCCATCAAGTTCATGATCGCCTGCGGCGCCGACTTCGAGGCCATGCGCCGCACGGAGTTCTACACCAGCCACGAGGGTCTGCTGATGGACTACGAGCGCCCCATGACGCGCATCGACTCCCGCACCGGCACTCCCTACAACACCTCGGCGCACTTCGTCTGGATCGGCGAACGCACCAGGGAGATCGACGGCGCCCACGTGGACTTCCTGTCGCGGGTGCGTAACCCGATCGGCGTGAAGCTCGGCCCGAGCACCTCGATCGACGACATGCTGCGCCTGATCGACAAGCTCGACCCGAACCGCGAGCCTGGCCGCCTCACCTTCATCACCCGGATGGGCGCCGGCAAGATCCGCGATGCCCTCCCGCCGCTGCTGGAGGCCATCAAGGCCAGCGACGCGACGCCGCTCTGGGTTACCGACCCGATGCACGGCAACGGTGTCACCACGCCCACCGGCTACAAGACCCGTCGTTTCGACGACGTCGTCGATGAGGTCAAGGGCTTTTTCGAGGCGCACCGCTCGGTGGGCACGCACCCCGGCGGTATCCACGTCGAACTCACGGGCGACGACGTCACCGAGTGCCTCGGCGGCTCGGAGCACATTGACGAGGCCGCACTGGCCACCCGCTACGAGTCGCTCTGCGACCCGCGGCTCAACCACATGCAGTCCCTGGAGCTCGCGTTCCTGGTGGCCGAGGAGCTGGCCGCCCGCTAA